The sequence GCAGCTGTATCAGGTAGCCACGTATGTACCGGCCACATCGGCGCTTTGATCGCAAACGCAATAAAGAATGATAGGAACACCCACATCTGAGCAGTATCGCTCAACCGCAGCGTACCTTGGATGTGGTCGAGAATGAACGCTTCGGATCCGCCTTGACCATAGGCATATACAGCGATGATGCCAGCAAGCATGATGAGACCACCAGCAAGAGAGAACAGCAGGAATTTCATTGCTGCTCGCACACGGCCGGTTCCACCGTAACGACCGATCATGAAGTAGACCGGAACGATCATGGCTTCGAATAAAACATAGAAGAGGAATACATCGCGAGCAGCAAAGAGACCAATCATCACTGCTTCTAGAACTAGTACCCAGGCAAAATAACCTGAGTCTTCGTGCGCTTCAAAGTCTTCCCATTCTGCGAGGATAACAAACGGAACCAGAAGTACTGCTAGGCCGATCATGACCGCGCCCATGCCGTTGATTCCCCATGTTAGCGAAACACCGATTTGAGGGATCCACGGATAGGACTCGTAGAGTTGGGTAGTACCAGCATTGGCCATATCAAAACTCGTTGCTAAAGCAGCAACAAATCCTGCTAGCACTAAAACAGAAATAGCTAGAGCGAATTGCCGAGCAAAAGTCCGAAGTTGCGGAACAAGCCACAGCACCAGTCCGCTAACAAACGGAATCGCAACGAGGACAGTGAGCCACGGAGCGGTTGCTTCAATGATGTTCATGTGAATAAATCTCCTAGTCTCACATCGATGCTTGAACTGCTAAAGCCAAAGCCAGCACAACTCCGAATGTAATCCAGCTGGCATAGGTTCGAACATATCCTGTTTGTAGTTTTCCAACCAAATGGCCAGAAGAGTGGGTCGCCTTTGCTAGTCCTTCAACGCCACCATCGATCAACATGTGATCAGCTACTGATGTGCCCTCAACAACGGCGATACCTGGTTTCATAAATACGTTCTCATTGAAAGCATCTTGGTAGAGGTCAACACGGGCAGCCCGCACAAGTGCGTTGCTGTGCGGAGCGAGCATCGGAACTTCGCTAGCAATATACATCTTCCAAGCTACTCCGACGCCGATCGCGACGACGCCTAGCGTCGCACCCGTGATGAGCCAGACCGGCAACACTGGGTCTGGATGCTCACCGTGCCCGATAGCTGGCTCAAGCCAGGTCAGGAATCCGGTGTAGTTTAGAACCGCACCTAAGCCCAACGAACCAAGTGCAAGAATTGCCATTGGAACCCACATGAACGGTGATGGATCATGCGGATGCTTTTCGTTGTGGTCCCAGCGTTCGTTGCCTAAGAAGATTGCGAAGAACACGCGCGACATGTAGAAGGCGGTTAGCCCAGCAACCAACACTGTGATTATTCCGAAAATCCACGGCCGCATACCACTACCAGTGAATGCTACTTCGATGATCTTGTCTTTGGAGAAGTATCCGGACAGGAACGGGAATCCAATGATTGCCAAATAGCCAGCCATAAATGTTACGAATGTGATCTTCATGTGGCGGGCCAAGCCACCGAAGCCACGCACGTTAACTTCATCGTTCATAGCGTGCATAACTGCACCGGCTCCCAAGAACATGTTCGCCTTAAAGAAACCGTGGGTAACGAGATGGAAGATAGCAAACGCGGCACCCACCGGCCCCATTGTTGCAGCGAGCATCATGTAGCCGATCTGCGACATTGTCGAAGCCGCCAAGACTTTCTTCATATCGTCTTTAGCCGCACCAACAACAGCTCCGAATACCAAGGTAATCAGGCCGATAATTGCGACTGCTAACGATGCCGTTGGCGAGGCAGCGTAGATAGCTCCAGAACGTACCATGAGATAAACACCGGCGGTAACCATAGTGGCTGCGTGGATGAGTGCCGAAACTGGGGTCGGGCCGGCCATTGCATCGCCTAACCACGCTTGCAATGGGAACTGCGCTGATTTACCACAAGCTGCTACCAATAAGAACAGACCGATAAATGTTGCGGTGCCAGGAGTTATCGCGGAAGCTCCAGCTACGACGTCGGTAAACGCGACTGACCGGAAGGATACAACCATTGCCATCATTGCGATAAGCATTCCAAGATCGCCAATACGGTTCATAACGAATGCTTTCTTACCGGCTGTGGCGTAAGCGGGAACGTGGTTCCAGAAGGAAATCAGCAAGTAAGAAGCTAAACCAACACCTTCCCAGCCGAAGAACAACACCAGATAGGAGTTGCCGAGAACAAGAAGAAGCATCGAAGCTACGAACAAATTCAGATAGGCGAAGAAGCGACGGCGGTCCGAGTCATGTTCCATATACGAAATCGAATAGATATGGATAAGCGTTCCGACGAACGTTACCAGCATAACGAATGTCATGGACAGCGGATCAACACGGGTTCCAAAATCAATACTGAGTTCGCCTGCCGGTACCCAAGTATAAAGTGTTGATTCAAGAACGCGTTCGGTACCTTCCATGCCTAAAAGTTGCACGGTTGCGGTTAAACCGACGACGAAGGCTGCAGCGGACGCGAGCGTACCGAGCCAATGTCCCCAGCGATCAAGACGGCGTCCACCGACAAGAAGAATTCCACAAGATACGAGCGGGATCGCTACAGCTAACCAAATCATGCTAGCTGCCCCAGTTGCCTGCCCAACCTGTGCTACTGCGGTTAGATTAAACAAGAGATTCACACCTGCTTTCCGTCAGTGCTTCATGAGGTTGGCACCGTCGAGCGATGCAGACCTACGGGTTCGGAAAATAGAAACAATAATAGCGAGTCCGACGACAACTTCAGCGGCTGCGACAACCATGACGAAGAACGCGAACTGTTGTCCGGCCAAGTTGCCATGCATTCGCGAGAATGTAATGAATGCAAGGTTGCATGCCGAAAGCATCAGTTCGATGCCGAGAAGTGCGATCACACCGTTGCGACGCGTGAGAACTGTGGCAGCTCCAATCGCAAACAAGATGGCCGCTAAAGCAATGTAAAACATGAGGTTCATCAGTTTTCCTCCGACTTCTCAGTGTTTTCTTCAGTAATGTCGCGCTCACGCTTGAGCGTCTGTGCATCGGGTACTGAGGACTCAGTTTGTTCGGAAGCCACAGCATCGGACTGTCGAGAGGTGAGACGCGACAGCGCGCCATCATGATCTGGAGCTTGTTCACCAGGCATTCCGGCGACGCGAGCACGGCCAGTTGTGCCGTATGTTGCTGGGCCATCAATTCCACCAGAGACGACACGCTTAACCGTTACTGGCGAAATTTCGCCAACAGTGCGGACTTGGCCTCGAATGTGGAGCACTCGGCTGGTAGATTCCTCAACTGGCTGCCCACCAGTTGTTAGCGCTGGATTGGCAGACGAATTTGATTCTGCATAGACACCCGGCGGTGGCTTCTGGCCAACATGGACC is a genomic window of Arcanobacterium phocae containing:
- the nuoL gene encoding NADH-quinone oxidoreductase subunit L; this encodes MIWLAVAIPLVSCGILLVGGRRLDRWGHWLGTLASAAAFVVGLTATVQLLGMEGTERVLESTLYTWVPAGELSIDFGTRVDPLSMTFVMLVTFVGTLIHIYSISYMEHDSDRRRFFAYLNLFVASMLLLVLGNSYLVLFFGWEGVGLASYLLISFWNHVPAYATAGKKAFVMNRIGDLGMLIAMMAMVVSFRSVAFTDVVAGASAITPGTATFIGLFLLVAACGKSAQFPLQAWLGDAMAGPTPVSALIHAATMVTAGVYLMVRSGAIYAASPTASLAVAIIGLITLVFGAVVGAAKDDMKKVLAASTMSQIGYMMLAATMGPVGAAFAIFHLVTHGFFKANMFLGAGAVMHAMNDEVNVRGFGGLARHMKITFVTFMAGYLAIIGFPFLSGYFSKDKIIEVAFTGSGMRPWIFGIITVLVAGLTAFYMSRVFFAIFLGNERWDHNEKHPHDPSPFMWVPMAILALGSLGLGAVLNYTGFLTWLEPAIGHGEHPDPVLPVWLITGATLGVVAIGVGVAWKMYIASEVPMLAPHSNALVRAARVDLYQDAFNENVFMKPGIAVVEGTSVADHMLIDGGVEGLAKATHSSGHLVGKLQTGYVRTYASWITFGVVLALALAVQASM
- the nuoK gene encoding NADH-quinone oxidoreductase subunit NuoK, which codes for MNLMFYIALAAILFAIGAATVLTRRNGVIALLGIELMLSACNLAFITFSRMHGNLAGQQFAFFVMVVAAAEVVVGLAIIVSIFRTRRSASLDGANLMKH